GCAAGTCGATCGCGAGCTACCAGCTCGTCCAGGAACTCATCAGCGACATCGCCGTGGACGTCGACGCCGCCCGCCTGCTGACCTGGCGGGTGGCCGACCTGATCGACCGCGGCGAGCCCTTCGCCACCGCCGCGTCCCAGGCGAAGCTCTTCGCCTCCGAGGCCGCCGTCCGCGCCGCGAACAACGCCGTCCAGGTCTTCGGCGGCTACGGCTACATCGATGAGTACCCGGTCGGCAAGCTGCTGCGCGACGCCCGCGTGATGACGCTCTACGAGGGCACCAGTCAGATCCAGAAGCTGATCATCGGCCGTGCCCTGACGGGGGTCTCCGCCTTCTGAGTCTCCGCGTGACCCGAACGGGCGTCTGAGTACCGGGCTGAGTACGCGTACGGATGTGGCGTGCGCCACTCCGCCCGATGCTGGGCCGTATGAGTGAGACGACATCGGTCAAGCAGCAGAGCACCGCCGCCTTCTACGGCCAGGCCGTCGCGTCCTTCGGGATCGCGATGGGAGCGGTGGCCATCGGCATCTACTTCCTGGACGCCGATGCCTGGGTGCGCGGCTTCCTCGCCATCTGCGTTCTCTACCTCGTCACCTCCGCCTTCACGCTGGCCAAGGTGATCCGGGACCGGCAGGAGGCCGGGCAGATCGTCAGCCGGGTCGACCAGGCCCGGCTGGAGAAGATCCTCGCCGAGCACGACCCCTTCCAGAAGCTCTGACGATCTCACGCACCGGACCCCTAAGCGCTTGCTCAGGATCGCGGTATGGTGTTCGTCCTGCTGACTGAGAGGGGCGACCGACGATGAGCACGGCGGAGGAGACCGACGGCGAGAACACGCCGTGGGCCGAAGTGACGCCCGAGGCCGCCCGGCGGCTTCTCGTCGCGGCCGTCGACGCCTTCGCCGAGCGCGGGTACCACGCGACCACCACCCGGGACATCGCGGGCCGCGCCGGGATGAGTCCTGCCGCGCTCTACATCCACTACAAGACGAAGGAAGAGCTGCTCCACCGGATCAGCAGGATCGGGCACGACCGGGCCCTGGCCCTCCTGGAGTCGGCGGCCGACGCCGAGGGCACGGCCACCGAGCGGCTCGCCGGCGCTGTGCGGGCCTTCGTCCGCTGGCACGCCGAGCGGCACACCACTGCGCGCGTGGTCCAGTACGAGCTCGACGCGCTCGGCGAGGAGCACCGCACCGAGATCGTCGAACTGCGCCGCAGGAGCGACGCGGCGGTGCGCAGGATCATCGGCGAGGGTGTGGCGGCGGGGGAGTTCGATGTCCCCGATGTGCCGGGCACCGCGCTCGCCGTGCTCTCGCTCTGCATCGACGTGGCGCGGTGGTTCAACGCGCAGGGCAGCCGCACGCCGGACGAGGTGGGCGAGCTGTACGCCGGGCTCGTGCTGCGGATGGTCGCGGCCAAGCGCTGACGCCGCCCGCGGGCCTGACCGTCGCACGGGCGTCGGCCCCGGACCCCGCGGGGTCCGGGGCCGACGCCCGTGTCCGGCTCGGAAGCAGAAGCTCCGGCTCGGAGAAGCGTCAGACGCGTCAGAAGGGTCAGAAGTAGAAGCGGGACACCGACTCGGCGACGCACGCCGGCTTCTCGCCGCCCTCGCGCTCGACCGTGACGACCGCCGTGACCTGCACGCCGCCGCCCGCCTCCTCGACGCTCTTCAGGACGGCCGTGGCCCGCAGCCGGGAGCCGACGGGCACGGTGGAGGGGAAGCGGACCTTGTTGGTCCCGTAGTTGATGCCCATCTTCGTGTTCTCGACCTGCATGACCTGCGGTACGAGCGCCGGCAGCAGCGAGAGCGTGAGATAGCCGTGCGCGATCGTCGTGCCGAACGGCCCGGCCGCGGCGCGCTCCGGGTCCACGTGGATCCACTGGTGGTCGCCGGTGGCCTCGGCGAAGAGGTCGATCCGCTTCTGGTCGACCTCGAGCCAGTCGCTGTGTCCCAGCTGCTCGCCCACTCCGTCACGCAGCTCCTGCGCGGACGTGAAGATCCTCGGCTCTGCCATGTCCCTGGTCCCTGCCTTCCCGCTCTCGACCGTCTGTCTAAGCGCTTGCTCAGCATGGTTGGCGGGTGCGTTCCTGTCAACGACGGACCGGCCGGGAGCGGGGCCACGTAGGGTTCGATGAGTGCCCCAGATCCCACAGACACTCCATGAACTCACGGTCGGCCAGCTCTCCGCGCGCAGTGGCGCCGCGGTCTCGGCCCTGCACTTCTACGAGGCCAAGGGCCTGATCAGCAGCACCCGCACCAGTGGCAACCAGCGTCGCTACACCAGGGACGCGCTGCGCCGGGTCGCCTTCGTCCGCGCGGCGCAGCGGGTCGGCATCCCGCTGGCCACCATCCGTGACGCACTGGCCGAGCTTCCGGAGGAGCGCACCCCGAACCGCGACGACTGGGCCCGGCTCTCCGTGGCCTGGCGCTCCGAGCTGGACGAGCGGATCCGGCAGCTGGCCAGGCTGCGCGACCACCTCACCGACTGCATCGGCTGCGGCTGCCTGTCGCTGGACACCTGTGTGCTCTCCAACCCGGACGATGTCTCCGGTGAGCGGTTCAGCGGTTCGCGTCTGATGCCGGAGAGCAGGGC
This genomic interval from Streptomyces sp. NBC_00464 contains the following:
- a CDS encoding YiaA/YiaB family inner membrane protein, coding for MSETTSVKQQSTAAFYGQAVASFGIAMGAVAIGIYFLDADAWVRGFLAICVLYLVTSAFTLAKVIRDRQEAGQIVSRVDQARLEKILAEHDPFQKL
- a CDS encoding TetR/AcrR family transcriptional regulator, which codes for MSTAEETDGENTPWAEVTPEAARRLLVAAVDAFAERGYHATTTRDIAGRAGMSPAALYIHYKTKEELLHRISRIGHDRALALLESAADAEGTATERLAGAVRAFVRWHAERHTTARVVQYELDALGEEHRTEIVELRRRSDAAVRRIIGEGVAAGEFDVPDVPGTALAVLSLCIDVARWFNAQGSRTPDEVGELYAGLVLRMVAAKR
- a CDS encoding MaoC family dehydratase, with product MAEPRIFTSAQELRDGVGEQLGHSDWLEVDQKRIDLFAEATGDHQWIHVDPERAAAGPFGTTIAHGYLTLSLLPALVPQVMQVENTKMGINYGTNKVRFPSTVPVGSRLRATAVLKSVEEAGGGVQVTAVVTVEREGGEKPACVAESVSRFYF
- the soxR gene encoding redox-sensitive transcriptional activator SoxR; the protein is MPQIPQTLHELTVGQLSARSGAAVSALHFYEAKGLISSTRTSGNQRRYTRDALRRVAFVRAAQRVGIPLATIRDALAELPEERTPNRDDWARLSVAWRSELDERIRQLARLRDHLTDCIGCGCLSLDTCVLSNPDDVSGERFSGSRLMPESRAAHRSAGG